In Streptomyces dangxiongensis, one DNA window encodes the following:
- a CDS encoding urease subunit beta, with protein MIPGEILFADGPVVVNEGREVTRLTVLNAADRPVQVGSHYHFAEANPGLEFDRAAARGRRLNVAAGTAVRFEPGIPVEVELVPLTGTRIVPGLRGETGGALDA; from the coding sequence ATGATTCCCGGAGAGATCCTGTTCGCGGACGGCCCCGTCGTGGTCAACGAGGGTCGCGAGGTCACCCGCCTGACCGTCCTCAACGCCGCCGACCGGCCGGTCCAGGTCGGCTCGCACTACCACTTCGCCGAGGCCAACCCCGGCCTGGAGTTCGACCGTGCCGCCGCGCGCGGCAGGCGGCTGAACGTCGCCGCCGGTACCGCCGTGCGCTTCGAGCCCGGCATCCCCGTCGAGGTCGAACTCGTCCCCCTCACCGGCACCCGGATCGTGCCGGGCCTGCGCGGCGAGACCGGAGGTGCCCTCGATGCCTGA
- a CDS encoding urease subunit alpha encodes MPEISRGAYADLFGPTTGDRIRLADTDLLIEIEEDRSRGPGGSGDEAVFGGGKVIRESMGQSRATRAEGTPDTVITGAVVVDHWGVVKADVGIRDGRITALGKAGNPDTMDGVHPGLVIGPETEIIAGNGRILTAGAIDAHVHFICPQVADEALASGITTLVGGGTGPAEGSKATTVTPGPWHLARMLEAMEAYPVNVGLLGKGNTVSHEAMLSQIRGGAVGLKLHEDWGSTPAVIDAALTVADRTGIQVAIHTDTLNEAGFVGDTLAAIAGRGIHSYHTEGAGGGHAPDIMTVVSQPNVLPSSTNPTRPFTVNTTEEHLDMLMVCHHLNPAVPEDLAFAESRIRPSTIGAEDILHDLGAISVISSDSQAMGRVGEVILRTWQTAHVMKRRRGALPGDGHADNHRVRRYVAKYTINPALAQGLGSLIGSVESGKLADLVLWEPAFFGVKPLLVLKGGQIAYAQMGDANASIPTPQPILPRPMYGAIGRAPAANSVNFVAGLAIEDGLPERLGLGKRFVAIDSTRAVTKADMRENDARPDVRIDPDSFAVRIDGELVEATPAVELPMAQRYFLF; translated from the coding sequence ATGCCTGAGATCTCCCGCGGCGCCTACGCCGACCTGTTCGGCCCCACCACCGGCGACCGGATCCGGCTCGCCGACACCGACCTGCTGATCGAGATCGAGGAGGACCGCTCCCGGGGGCCCGGCGGATCCGGGGACGAGGCGGTCTTCGGCGGTGGCAAGGTCATCCGCGAATCCATGGGCCAGTCCCGCGCCACCCGGGCCGAGGGCACCCCCGACACCGTGATCACCGGTGCCGTCGTCGTCGACCACTGGGGCGTCGTCAAGGCCGACGTCGGCATCCGCGACGGCCGGATCACGGCCCTCGGCAAGGCCGGCAACCCGGACACCATGGACGGCGTCCACCCCGGCCTCGTCATCGGCCCCGAGACCGAGATCATCGCGGGCAACGGGCGCATCCTCACCGCCGGTGCCATCGACGCCCACGTCCACTTCATCTGCCCCCAGGTCGCCGACGAGGCGCTGGCCTCCGGCATCACCACCCTGGTCGGCGGCGGCACCGGCCCCGCCGAGGGCTCCAAGGCGACCACCGTGACGCCCGGCCCCTGGCACCTGGCCCGCATGCTGGAGGCGATGGAGGCCTACCCGGTCAACGTCGGCCTCCTCGGCAAGGGCAACACCGTCAGCCACGAGGCGATGCTCTCCCAGATCCGCGGCGGCGCCGTCGGGCTGAAGCTGCACGAGGACTGGGGTTCCACCCCGGCCGTCATCGACGCCGCGCTCACCGTGGCCGACCGCACGGGGATCCAGGTCGCCATCCACACGGACACCCTGAACGAGGCCGGGTTCGTCGGCGACACCCTCGCCGCGATCGCGGGCCGGGGCATCCACTCGTACCACACCGAGGGCGCCGGCGGCGGTCACGCGCCGGACATCATGACGGTCGTCTCCCAGCCCAACGTCCTGCCGAGCTCCACCAATCCGACCCGGCCCTTCACCGTCAACACGACCGAGGAACACCTCGACATGCTGATGGTGTGCCACCACCTCAATCCGGCCGTCCCCGAGGACCTGGCGTTCGCCGAGTCCCGGATCCGCCCCTCCACCATCGGCGCGGAGGACATCCTCCACGACCTGGGCGCGATCTCCGTCATCTCCTCCGACTCCCAGGCCATGGGGCGGGTCGGCGAGGTCATCCTGCGCACCTGGCAGACGGCCCACGTCATGAAGCGGCGGCGGGGCGCGCTGCCCGGCGACGGGCACGCCGACAACCACCGCGTCCGGCGCTACGTCGCCAAGTACACGATCAACCCGGCGCTCGCCCAGGGCCTCGGCAGCCTGATCGGCTCCGTGGAGAGCGGCAAGCTCGCCGACCTGGTGCTGTGGGAACCCGCGTTCTTCGGGGTCAAGCCGCTCCTCGTGCTCAAGGGCGGACAGATCGCGTACGCGCAGATGGGCGACGCCAACGCCTCCATCCCCACCCCGCAGCCGATCCTGCCCCGGCCGATGTACGGCGCGATCGGCAGGGCCCCCGCCGCCAACTCCGTCAACTTCGTGGCCGGCCTCGCGATCGAGGACGGCCTGCCGGAAAGGCTGGGGCTCGGCAAGCGGTTCGTCGCGATCGACTCCACGCGTGCGGTCACCAAGGCCGACATGCGCGAGAACGACGCCCGGCCCGACGTCCGGATCGACCCCGACAGCTTCGCCGTGCGCATCGACGGGGAACTGGTCGAGGCCACCCCGGCCGTCGAACTGCCCATGGCCCAGCGTTATTTCCTCTTCTGA
- a CDS encoding urease accessory protein UreF — MSRAALLVLADGRFPAGGHAHSGGAEAAVRAGRITDAAGLADFCRGRLHTAGLVAGALAAAAVLGAEPGELDAAADARTPSPALRTAARRLGRQLLRATRASWPCGELDALARRFPKGAHQPVVLGVAARAAGLGPDDAAYCAAYESVSGPATATVRLLGLDPFDATGVLARLAPELDRVADRAVTAARRVADDGVDALPAASGPLLEIGAEWHAAWPVRLFAS; from the coding sequence ATGTCCAGGGCAGCACTGCTCGTCCTCGCCGACGGCCGCTTCCCCGCCGGAGGACACGCGCACTCCGGCGGGGCGGAGGCCGCCGTCAGGGCGGGCCGCATCACCGACGCCGCGGGCCTGGCGGACTTCTGCCGGGGCCGGCTGCACACCGCCGGACTGGTCGCGGGAGCGCTGGCGGCAGCCGCCGTACTCGGCGCGGAGCCGGGGGAGCTGGACGCCGCGGCGGACGCCCGTACGCCGTCGCCCGCCCTGCGGACCGCCGCCCGCCGGCTCGGGCGCCAGTTGCTGCGGGCCACGCGGGCGAGCTGGCCGTGCGGCGAACTCGACGCACTGGCCCGGAGGTTCCCCAAGGGGGCGCACCAGCCGGTGGTCCTCGGTGTCGCCGCACGGGCGGCCGGACTCGGCCCGGACGACGCGGCGTACTGCGCGGCGTACGAGAGCGTGAGCGGGCCGGCGACGGCCACCGTGCGTCTGCTCGGTCTCGACCCGTTCGACGCGACCGGTGTGCTGGCCCGGCTGGCGCCGGAGCTGGACCGCGTCGCGGACCGGGCCGTGACGGCGGCCCGACGGGTGGCCGACGACGGCGTCGACGCCCTGCCGGCCGCCTCCGGACCCCTGCTGGAGATCGGCGCCGAGTGGCACGCGGCCTGGCCGGTACGGCTGTTCGCGTCCTGA
- the ureG gene encoding urease accessory protein UreG: MHLDRTHDGPAALSADAHRPDGRRRALRIGLGGPVGSGKTATVAALCRALRDELSLAVVTNDIYTREDAEFLLREAVLPPERISAVETGACPHTAIRDDISANLEAVEDLEDAIGPLDLILVESGGDNLTATFSKGLVDAQVFVIDVAGGDDIPRKGGPGVTTADLLVVNKTDLAPYVGSDLARMAADAEAQRAGLPVVFQSLRGGTGVADVAAWVRERYTAWTA; the protein is encoded by the coding sequence ATGCACCTCGACCGCACCCACGACGGCCCGGCCGCGCTCAGCGCCGACGCCCACCGCCCCGACGGACGGCGCCGCGCCCTGCGCATCGGCCTCGGCGGCCCCGTCGGATCCGGCAAGACCGCCACCGTCGCAGCGCTCTGCCGGGCGCTGCGCGACGAACTGTCCCTCGCCGTAGTCACCAACGACATCTACACCCGCGAGGACGCCGAGTTCCTGCTCCGGGAGGCCGTGCTGCCGCCCGAGCGGATCAGCGCCGTGGAGACGGGCGCCTGCCCGCACACCGCGATCCGCGACGACATCTCCGCCAACCTCGAGGCCGTGGAGGACCTGGAGGACGCCATCGGCCCGCTGGACCTGATCCTCGTCGAGTCCGGCGGTGACAACCTCACCGCGACCTTCTCCAAGGGGCTCGTGGACGCCCAGGTCTTCGTCATCGACGTCGCCGGCGGCGACGACATCCCGCGCAAGGGCGGCCCCGGCGTCACCACCGCCGACCTCCTCGTCGTCAACAAGACGGACCTCGCCCCGTACGTCGGCTCCGACCTCGCCCGGATGGCCGCCGACGCCGAGGCGCAACGGGCGGGCCTGCCGGTCGTGTTCCAGTCGCTGCGCGGCGGGACCGGCGTCGCCGACGTGGCCGCGTGGGTCCGCGAGCGGTACACCGCGTGGACGGCGTGA
- a CDS encoding urease accessory protein UreD, producing the protein MDGVTLAGVRAGARVVARPDGRGGTALPVLDGEGPLALRRTRAAGPGARVMVVGAMSGPLGGDRFTLAARVEQGARLHVGSAAATIALPGQTGDEARYDVRLDVSDGGELYWLPQQLISAEGSDLYVTTRAELHAGARLVLREEQVLGRAGEQPGRLTSRLTVRIAGRTVLDQELACGPGAPGGWDGPAVLAGHRAVGQLVLVRPEFADEPPAARMLGECAALVPLAGPAALVSAVAPDALRLRRLLDAELERLEPLGR; encoded by the coding sequence GTGGACGGCGTGACCCTCGCCGGCGTCCGGGCGGGCGCCCGTGTCGTCGCCCGCCCCGACGGCCGCGGCGGTACCGCACTGCCCGTCCTGGACGGCGAGGGCCCGCTGGCACTGCGCCGTACCCGGGCGGCCGGACCCGGGGCACGGGTCATGGTCGTCGGCGCGATGAGCGGTCCGCTCGGCGGCGACCGCTTCACGCTGGCCGCGCGGGTGGAGCAGGGCGCCCGGCTGCACGTCGGATCGGCCGCCGCCACGATAGCGCTGCCCGGACAGACCGGGGACGAAGCCCGTTACGACGTACGGCTCGACGTGTCCGACGGCGGCGAACTGTACTGGCTGCCCCAGCAGTTGATCTCGGCCGAGGGCAGCGACCTGTACGTCACCACCCGGGCCGAACTCCACGCCGGCGCCCGGCTCGTGCTGCGCGAGGAACAGGTGCTCGGGCGGGCCGGGGAACAGCCCGGGCGGCTCACCAGCCGGCTGACCGTACGGATCGCAGGCCGCACGGTGCTGGACCAGGAGCTGGCCTGCGGGCCCGGCGCGCCGGGCGGCTGGGACGGGCCGGCCGTGCTCGCCGGACACCGGGCGGTCGGTCAACTCGTGCTGGTCCGCCCGGAGTTCGCCGACGAGCCGCCGGCCGCCCGGATGCTGGGGGAGTGCGCCGCACTGGTGCCGCTCGCCGGGCCCGCCGCGCTCGTCAGCGCGGTCGCCCCCGACGCGTTGCGGCTGCGGCGGCTGCTGGACGCGGAGTTGGAGCGGCTGGAGCCGCTCGGCCGGTGA
- a CDS encoding alpha/beta hydrolase has protein sequence MRENRPKSRLWAFGSAGVLVTATLIAGAVSAPAAGAAGRPGPDREAKGAATAAARAARAGIDWQDCPTGWGLAKPIQCGWVSVPLDYAHPYGKQIKLAVDRIGNTGTPQERQGALVYNPGGPGGSGLRFPTRVTNKNAVWANVAKAYDFVGFDPRGVGHSTPISCVDPQEFVKAPKADPVPDSEADKTAQRKLAREYAEGCGERSAAMLPHMTTPNTARDIDVIRAALGEKKINYLGVSYGTYLGAVYGTLFPGHLRRMVVDSVVDPSRENIWYQANLNQDIAFEGRWKDWEDWVAANDAAFHLGTTRAAVQDKWLRLRATAKKSPIGGLVGPAELISFFQSAPYYDSSWAPVATVFGKYVAGDTQALVDAAAPDLSDTAGNIASENSNAVYTAVECADAKWPTNWHTWNRDNTRLNKDYPFMTWANAWMNLPCATWPAKQHHPLEVRTHRGLPKVLIVQSTRDAATPYQGAVELHHRFRGSRLITEKDAGSHGVTGLVNPCINQRVDAYLIDGTLDGADVTCAPHATPKP, from the coding sequence TTGAGGGAGAACAGACCGAAGAGCCGCCTGTGGGCGTTCGGTTCCGCCGGAGTACTCGTCACCGCCACCCTGATCGCCGGGGCGGTGTCCGCGCCCGCGGCCGGTGCCGCCGGCCGGCCCGGCCCGGACCGGGAGGCCAAGGGCGCCGCGACAGCCGCCGCCCGCGCCGCCCGGGCCGGCATCGACTGGCAGGACTGCCCCACCGGCTGGGGGCTGGCCAAGCCCATCCAGTGCGGCTGGGTCAGCGTGCCGCTCGACTACGCCCACCCCTACGGCAAGCAGATCAAGCTCGCCGTGGACCGCATCGGCAACACCGGCACCCCGCAGGAGCGCCAGGGCGCCCTCGTCTACAACCCCGGCGGCCCCGGCGGCTCCGGCCTGCGCTTCCCGACCCGGGTCACCAACAAGAACGCCGTCTGGGCGAACGTCGCCAAGGCCTACGACTTCGTCGGCTTCGACCCGCGCGGCGTCGGCCACTCGACGCCCATCTCCTGTGTCGACCCGCAGGAGTTCGTCAAGGCGCCCAAGGCCGACCCGGTGCCGGACAGCGAGGCCGACAAGACCGCGCAGCGCAAACTGGCCCGCGAGTACGCGGAGGGCTGCGGCGAGCGCAGCGCCGCGATGCTGCCGCACATGACCACGCCGAACACCGCCCGGGACATCGACGTCATCCGCGCCGCGCTGGGCGAGAAGAAGATCAACTACCTCGGCGTCTCCTACGGCACGTACCTCGGCGCCGTCTACGGCACCCTCTTCCCGGGCCACCTGCGCCGGATGGTCGTGGACAGCGTCGTCGACCCCTCCCGCGAGAACATCTGGTACCAGGCCAACCTGAACCAGGACATCGCCTTCGAGGGCCGCTGGAAGGACTGGGAGGACTGGGTCGCCGCGAACGACGCCGCCTTCCACCTCGGCACCACCCGCGCCGCCGTCCAGGACAAGTGGCTCCGGCTGCGCGCCACCGCGAAGAAGAGCCCCATCGGCGGGCTCGTCGGACCGGCCGAGCTGATCTCCTTCTTCCAGAGCGCGCCGTACTACGACTCCTCGTGGGCGCCGGTCGCCACGGTGTTCGGCAAGTACGTCGCCGGTGACACCCAGGCGCTGGTCGACGCCGCCGCACCGGACCTGTCGGACACCGCCGGCAACATCGCCTCGGAGAACTCCAACGCCGTCTACACGGCCGTCGAGTGCGCCGACGCCAAGTGGCCCACCAACTGGCACACCTGGAACCGGGACAACACCCGGCTCAACAAGGACTACCCGTTCATGACCTGGGCGAACGCCTGGATGAACCTGCCGTGCGCCACCTGGCCGGCCAAGCAGCACCACCCGCTGGAGGTCAGGACCCACCGGGGCCTGCCCAAGGTCCTGATCGTGCAGTCGACCCGTGACGCGGCCACCCCGTACCAGGGCGCCGTCGAACTGCACCACCGCTTCCGGGGCTCCCGCCTGATCACCGAGAAGGACGCGGGCTCCCACGGCGTGACCGGCCTGGTCAACCCGTGCATCAACCAGCGCGTCGACGCCTATCTCATCGACGGCACGCTGGACGGCGCGGACGTGACCTGCGCCCCGCACGCCACGCCCAAGCCGTAA
- a CDS encoding lysophospholipid acyltransferase family protein: MFYYLLKYVLLGPWLRLAFRPRIEGLEHVPASGAAIVAGNHLSFSDHFLMPAILKRRITFLAKAEYFTGPGVKGRLTAFFFRGAGQIPVDRSGKEAGRAAIREGLGVLGRGELLGVYPEGTRSHDGRLYKGKVGVAVMALRAGVPVVPCAMIGTFEAQPPGRVVPRIRPVTIRFGRPLDFSRYAGMEEEKAVLRAVTDEIMYAVMALSGQEYADEYAAVVKERQAAGRRGRERGFRGRR, encoded by the coding sequence GTGTTCTACTACCTGCTCAAGTACGTCCTGCTGGGGCCTTGGCTCAGACTGGCCTTCCGTCCCCGGATCGAGGGCCTGGAGCACGTGCCCGCGTCGGGGGCGGCGATCGTCGCGGGGAACCACCTGTCCTTCTCCGACCATTTCCTGATGCCGGCGATCCTGAAACGCCGCATCACGTTCCTCGCCAAGGCGGAGTACTTCACCGGGCCCGGCGTGAAGGGCCGGCTCACCGCGTTCTTCTTCCGCGGCGCCGGGCAGATCCCGGTGGACCGTTCCGGCAAGGAGGCGGGCCGGGCGGCGATCCGTGAGGGTCTCGGGGTGCTGGGCAGGGGTGAGTTGCTCGGTGTCTACCCGGAGGGCACCCGCTCGCACGACGGCCGGCTGTACAAGGGCAAGGTGGGTGTGGCCGTGATGGCGCTCAGGGCCGGGGTCCCGGTCGTGCCCTGCGCGATGATCGGCACGTTCGAGGCGCAGCCGCCCGGCAGGGTCGTCCCCCGGATCCGCCCGGTCACCATCCGCTTCGGCCGGCCCCTGGACTTCTCCCGCTACGCCGGCATGGAGGAGGAGAAGGCGGTGCTGCGGGCCGTCACCGACGAGATCATGTACGCGGTCATGGCGCTGTCCGGTCAGGAGTACGCCGACGAGTACGCGGCCGTCGTCAAGGAGCGGCAGGCGGCCGGGAGGCGCGGGCGGGAGCGCGGGTTCCGCGGGCGCCGCTGA
- a CDS encoding lamin tail domain-containing protein → MRINEVTSNGSDTVELYNGGTSAVSVGAWRYVDSDTSHSPVSVSSSSPSATSIPAGGYVTFNSTVGLGDTDSVFLVDSSGNTIDSVTWVTDGAKPSDERCANGTGWFRTATTATFGNANSCSGSTGGGGGTQTGRLLGGGGSITSGCAPEAPSGTGSTPTDTLAWPGGLDVTITDNACAFTTSTGAEGRDLSGLAFDPANPSVLWAAKNKNWLYKLVKSNGKWIPDATWSATGKQIHFAGGSGEPDSEGLTVGGNGHIYVTSERDNTKNTVPKDTILEFDPAATGSTLTPVHQWDMTSQFPQLNTGSKDDANLGFEGVGYVPDSWLTANGWVDPLTGAAYDPASYPLHGSGLFFAGLEWDGSLHVYGLNSDGTFTTFGTIMTGKASVMDVTFDAGTQRIAVTCDNTCGETHTFMKVNASGAIVPDVTYTNPAVMPTDNLEGFAVAPASTCVNGFREAVWSDDGIYGFGSGSSSYGHALYSGTFPC, encoded by the coding sequence GTGCGGATCAACGAGGTCACATCGAACGGCTCCGACACCGTGGAGCTGTACAACGGCGGAACGAGCGCGGTCAGCGTCGGGGCGTGGAGGTACGTCGACAGCGACACCTCTCACTCCCCGGTGTCGGTCTCGTCCTCCTCGCCGAGCGCGACCAGCATCCCCGCGGGTGGCTACGTCACGTTCAACTCCACCGTCGGGCTGGGCGACACCGACTCGGTCTTCCTCGTCGACAGCAGTGGCAACACCATCGACTCGGTGACCTGGGTGACCGACGGTGCCAAGCCGTCGGACGAGCGCTGCGCCAACGGCACCGGCTGGTTCCGGACCGCCACGACCGCGACGTTCGGCAACGCGAATTCCTGTTCGGGCAGCACCGGCGGTGGCGGCGGCACCCAGACCGGCCGGCTGCTGGGCGGCGGCGGCTCGATCACCAGCGGCTGTGCCCCCGAGGCGCCCTCCGGCACGGGTTCCACCCCGACGGACACCTTGGCGTGGCCGGGCGGGCTGGATGTCACGATCACGGACAACGCCTGCGCGTTCACCACATCCACCGGCGCGGAAGGCCGGGACCTGAGCGGCCTGGCGTTCGACCCGGCGAACCCGTCGGTGCTGTGGGCCGCCAAGAACAAGAACTGGCTGTACAAGCTGGTCAAGAGCAACGGCAAGTGGATCCCGGACGCGACCTGGAGCGCGACCGGCAAGCAGATCCACTTCGCGGGCGGCTCCGGCGAGCCGGATTCCGAGGGTCTGACGGTCGGCGGCAATGGCCACATCTACGTGACCTCCGAGCGCGACAACACCAAGAACACGGTGCCTAAGGACACGATCCTGGAGTTCGACCCGGCGGCGACCGGATCGACGCTGACGCCGGTTCACCAGTGGGACATGACCTCACAATTTCCACAGCTCAACACCGGCAGCAAGGACGACGCCAACCTCGGCTTCGAGGGCGTCGGGTACGTGCCGGATAGCTGGCTGACCGCGAACGGCTGGGTCGACCCGCTCACCGGCGCCGCCTACGACCCGGCGAGTTACCCGCTGCACGGGTCGGGCCTGTTCTTCGCCGGCCTGGAGTGGGACGGCTCGCTGCACGTCTACGGTCTGAACTCCGACGGCACGTTCACCACGTTCGGCACGATCATGACCGGCAAGGCCTCCGTGATGGACGTGACGTTCGACGCCGGCACCCAGCGCATCGCCGTGACCTGCGACAACACCTGCGGTGAGACACACACCTTCATGAAGGTCAACGCCTCCGGCGCGATTGTGCCGGACGTGACCTACACCAACCCGGCCGTCATGCCGACCGACAACCTGGAGGGCTTCGCGGTCGCGCCGGCCTCGACCTGCGTCAACGGCTTCCGCGAAGCGGTCTGGAGCGACGACGGTATCTACGGCTTCGGCTCCGGAAGCTCTTCCTACGGACACGCCCTCTACAGCGGCACCTTCCCCTGCTGA
- a CDS encoding zinc-dependent alcohol dehydrogenase family protein, translated as MRALVAVGAGEPTDVLRLESRPVPTPSAGQALIRVKATPIHASDLHVLRGRYGFSPAFPAVGGHMECVGRIAALGSDTDTEGLRVGERVVAAVVPAVPGPPVAGTWQEYLVADTRRLLPVPDHLSDSSACQLAVNPLTALLLVTRELDVQPDEWLLQTAAGSTVGRLVIQLSRHLGVHTINVVRRRDAVEEIEALGGDEVICTEDENLLQRVAEIAGPVGVRKAVDCVAGPLGAQVSQALAPGGEVVVYGALSTHRQTDPAALTIPLQARSVIYGTKAVRGFWLNRWFGTVSPAEALRALSQVRGLVADEVLSIPRGRPFPLERFAEAVSLAEAPAHGTKPLFVFEDGRDEDVR; from the coding sequence ATGCGCGCGCTCGTAGCCGTAGGGGCCGGCGAGCCCACCGATGTCCTGCGGCTGGAATCCCGGCCTGTTCCCACGCCGAGCGCCGGACAGGCGCTGATCCGTGTGAAGGCGACTCCGATCCACGCCAGTGATCTGCACGTGCTACGCGGCCGCTATGGTTTCTCGCCCGCTTTTCCCGCTGTCGGGGGCCACATGGAATGCGTGGGCCGTATCGCGGCCCTGGGCTCGGATACGGATACCGAAGGACTGAGGGTGGGCGAGCGCGTGGTGGCCGCTGTGGTCCCGGCGGTACCCGGGCCCCCTGTGGCCGGCACCTGGCAGGAATACCTCGTTGCCGACACGCGAAGGCTTCTGCCGGTCCCCGACCATCTGAGCGACTCCAGCGCCTGTCAACTCGCGGTCAACCCGTTGACCGCGCTGCTCCTCGTGACGCGCGAACTCGACGTCCAGCCGGACGAATGGCTGTTGCAGACGGCCGCGGGCTCGACCGTCGGCCGGCTCGTCATTCAGTTGTCCAGGCATCTGGGTGTTCACACGATCAATGTCGTTCGGCGACGCGATGCCGTCGAGGAGATCGAAGCGCTTGGCGGTGACGAAGTCATCTGCACTGAGGATGAGAACCTGTTGCAGCGTGTGGCCGAGATAGCGGGGCCGGTCGGCGTGCGGAAGGCCGTCGACTGTGTAGCGGGCCCCCTGGGTGCCCAGGTGTCCCAGGCATTGGCTCCGGGAGGGGAGGTCGTGGTCTACGGCGCGCTCTCCACCCACCGGCAGACCGACCCGGCAGCGCTGACGATCCCACTGCAGGCACGCTCGGTCATCTACGGCACCAAAGCAGTCCGTGGCTTCTGGCTGAACCGCTGGTTCGGCACTGTCTCACCCGCGGAGGCGCTGCGCGCGCTGTCCCAGGTTCGCGGTCTCGTCGCCGATGAGGTACTGAGCATACCCCGGGGCCGGCCGTTCCCGCTGGAACGCTTCGCTGAAGCCGTCTCGCTCGCCGAAGCACCCGCACACGGCACCAAACCACTCTTCGTCTTCGAAGACGGCCGGGACGAAGACGTCAGGTAG
- a CDS encoding SDR family oxidoreductase, which translates to MTSEPPGRHSVGGLPLVGQTLVIIGGSAGIGLATARLARDQGASVVLTGRDPERLRTAAKEADALSTAAFDAHDPVRLERFFQQLPGPIDHVLVTAGGPSYGRLLDMDAEQARRAISDHMVLALEVARHCAGTVRPGGTLLLLGGTGGRRIRAALGVVPAVTAAMPAFTASLALELAPVRVNLIAAGFVDTPLSARLLGDALDTRREELRGALPIGRVVVPDDVAALAVHIMTNTALTGATYDIDGGQQLLG; encoded by the coding sequence ATGACTTCTGAACCGCCTGGGAGGCACAGCGTCGGCGGCCTGCCCTTGGTCGGGCAGACCCTCGTCATCATCGGCGGAAGCGCGGGCATCGGGCTGGCGACCGCACGGCTCGCCCGTGACCAGGGCGCCTCCGTGGTCCTCACCGGACGGGACCCGGAACGGCTGCGCACCGCGGCCAAGGAGGCCGACGCGCTCAGCACCGCGGCCTTCGACGCCCATGACCCGGTGCGGCTGGAGCGGTTCTTCCAGCAGCTGCCAGGGCCGATCGACCACGTGTTGGTCACCGCGGGCGGCCCGTCCTACGGCCGCCTTCTGGACATGGACGCCGAGCAGGCACGCCGGGCGATCAGCGACCACATGGTGCTCGCACTCGAGGTAGCGCGCCACTGCGCCGGCACCGTACGGCCGGGCGGCACGCTGCTGCTCCTGGGCGGCACGGGAGGCCGCCGGATCCGGGCCGCTCTGGGCGTCGTCCCCGCGGTCACCGCCGCGATGCCCGCGTTCACGGCCAGTCTCGCACTCGAGCTCGCGCCGGTCCGGGTGAACCTGATCGCCGCCGGCTTCGTGGACACGCCGTTGTCGGCCCGGCTGCTCGGCGACGCGCTCGACACCCGTCGCGAGGAGCTGCGCGGCGCGCTGCCGATCGGCCGTGTAGTCGTACCCGACGACGTGGCGGCGCTCGCCGTGCACATCATGACCAACACCGCACTCACGGGTGCGACCTACGACATCGACGGAGGCCAGCAACTCCTCGGCTGA
- a CDS encoding isochorismatase family protein: MCRALVIVDVQKDFCEGGSVPVKGGTDRARAIAEMVRRSAGSEYAHIVATRDHHIDPGGHFSDHPDYQNSFPVHCVVGSEGSAFHPHFAPTAASGVVDEVFYKGAHSASKSGFEGSAQDGTSLADWLRARSVSDVDVVGIATDHCVKATALDGVKAGFTVRVLLDYTAGVAADTTDHAIDELRRAGVALTGQPVVLG; this comes from the coding sequence GTGTGCCGTGCTCTGGTCATTGTCGATGTTCAGAAGGACTTCTGTGAGGGCGGCAGTGTCCCGGTGAAGGGCGGCACCGACCGGGCCCGCGCCATCGCCGAGATGGTCCGACGTTCCGCCGGCAGCGAGTACGCGCACATCGTCGCCACCCGCGACCATCACATCGATCCGGGCGGTCACTTCTCGGACCATCCGGACTACCAGAACTCCTTCCCTGTGCACTGCGTGGTCGGCAGCGAGGGCAGCGCCTTCCATCCGCACTTCGCGCCGACCGCCGCTTCCGGCGTGGTCGACGAGGTCTTCTACAAAGGTGCCCACTCCGCTTCGAAGAGCGGCTTCGAGGGCTCGGCCCAGGACGGCACGTCCCTGGCCGACTGGCTTCGCGCGCGCAGCGTCAGCGACGTCGACGTCGTCGGTATCGCCACCGACCACTGCGTGAAGGCCACCGCGCTGGACGGGGTGAAAGCCGGCTTCACGGTACGTGTCCTGCTCGACTACACCGCCGGCGTCGCCGCCGACACCACCGACCACGCCATCGACGAACTGCGCCGGGCCGGCGTGGCACTGACCGGACAACCCGTCGTCCTCGGCTGA